A genomic stretch from Anaerolinea thermophila UNI-1 includes:
- the ablA gene encoding lysine 2,3-aminomutase, translating to MSPVAFPANKRAPIYRDVPDEKWNDWRWQLSHRLNSVEDFEQVLRLTESERKALTTQGLFRVDITPYFVSLINPDDPDDPIRKQVIPRAEEIVPFTGMMEDSLAEDRHSPVPGLVHRYPDRVLMLVTTQCASYCRYCTRSRIVGDPSATFSRAEFEMQIEYLKRTPQVRDVLLSGGDPLTLAPKLLEELLSRLREIEHIEIIRIGSRVPVFLPQRITQEFCDMVSKYHPVWMNIHVNHPNEITQELADACDRLTRAGVPLGNQSVLLAGVNDCVHVQRKLVQDLVRIRVRPYYLYQCDLVEGAGHFRTPVAKGIEIIEGLRGHTSGYAVPTYVVDAPGGGGKIPVMPNYLISMSDHKIILRNYEGYITTYEEPITYQPHDPKTCPYCQNKRPEPGQTGITGLLDGDAMFIKPEHFDELHNRGGGLHRLRADTEKWKPLGIGGGEEL from the coding sequence ATGTCCCCGGTAGCCTTTCCCGCCAATAAACGTGCCCCCATTTATCGCGATGTTCCAGATGAGAAATGGAACGACTGGCGCTGGCAGTTGAGTCATCGCCTGAACAGTGTGGAAGATTTTGAGCAGGTTCTGCGCCTGACCGAGAGCGAACGCAAAGCCCTGACGACCCAGGGACTGTTTCGCGTGGACATTACCCCCTACTTCGTTTCACTGATTAATCCGGACGACCCCGACGATCCCATCCGTAAGCAGGTCATTCCCCGGGCAGAGGAAATTGTGCCTTTTACCGGCATGATGGAAGATTCGCTGGCAGAAGACCGCCATTCGCCGGTGCCGGGACTGGTGCACCGCTATCCCGACCGCGTGCTGATGCTGGTCACCACCCAGTGCGCCTCGTACTGCCGGTACTGCACCCGCTCGCGCATCGTTGGCGACCCCAGCGCCACCTTCTCGCGCGCTGAATTTGAGATGCAAATCGAATACCTCAAGCGCACGCCGCAGGTGCGCGATGTGCTTCTCTCCGGCGGCGACCCGCTGACCCTGGCGCCTAAACTGCTGGAAGAACTGCTTTCCCGCCTGCGGGAAATCGAACACATCGAGATTATCCGCATTGGCAGTCGCGTGCCGGTATTCCTGCCCCAGCGCATCACCCAGGAATTTTGCGACATGGTCTCCAAATATCATCCGGTGTGGATGAATATCCATGTCAACCACCCCAACGAAATCACCCAGGAACTGGCAGATGCCTGCGACCGTCTGACGCGGGCAGGCGTTCCGCTGGGCAATCAGAGCGTACTGCTGGCAGGGGTGAACGATTGCGTGCATGTTCAGCGCAAACTGGTACAGGATCTGGTGCGCATCCGCGTGCGCCCTTACTACCTGTATCAGTGCGATCTGGTGGAAGGCGCCGGGCATTTCCGCACGCCGGTTGCCAAAGGCATTGAGATTATCGAAGGTCTGCGCGGTCACACTTCGGGATACGCCGTGCCTACCTATGTGGTGGATGCCCCGGGTGGCGGTGGCAAGATTCCGGTCATGCCCAACTATCTCATCAGCATGTCCGACCACAAAATCATCCTGCGCAACTACGAAGGCTACATCACCACCTACGAAGAACCCATCACCTATCAGCCACACGACCCCAAAACCTGCCCGTACTGCCAGAACAAACGCCCCGAACCCGGACAAACCGGCATCACCGGCTTGCTGGATGGCGATGCCATGTTCATCAAACCGGAGCACTTCGATGAACTGCACAACCGCGGCGGCGGTCTGCACCGTCTGCGCGCGGATACAGAAAAATGGAAACCCTTGGGAATCGGCGGCGGGGAAGAACTCTAG
- a CDS encoding aldo/keto reductase → MHYRRMGRTGLKLSEISLGAWVTFGSQIDEKTATELIHAAYDQGINFFDNADVYAGGEAEVLMGRAIRGLPREALVLSSKVFWPTMPGPNGRGLSRKHVMESIHASLKRMQVEYFDLYFCHRYDPDTPVEEVVWVMNDLIRQGKILYWGTSEWEPHQIMEAIGIARSLNLIGPSMEQPQYNMFHRKRVENFLAPVCRDYGIGLTTFSPLYFGILSGKYNEGIPAGSRASMESMGWLRDLITPERIAIVRQLTELANELDATTAQLAIAWILRRKEVSAVITGASSLEQMDENLGAAEIAEKLDDDILERIENILGNFPE, encoded by the coding sequence ATGCACTACCGCAGGATGGGACGCACCGGTCTCAAACTCAGCGAAATCAGTCTGGGCGCCTGGGTGACCTTTGGCAGTCAAATTGACGAAAAGACTGCCACCGAACTCATCCATGCCGCCTATGATCAGGGCATCAATTTCTTCGACAACGCCGACGTGTATGCCGGCGGAGAAGCCGAAGTGCTTATGGGGCGCGCGATTCGCGGCTTGCCGCGGGAAGCGCTGGTGCTTTCCAGCAAGGTCTTCTGGCCCACCATGCCGGGGCCCAACGGGCGCGGGCTCTCCCGTAAGCATGTGATGGAGTCCATTCATGCCTCGCTCAAACGCATGCAGGTAGAGTACTTCGACCTGTACTTCTGCCACCGCTACGATCCGGATACACCGGTGGAGGAAGTCGTCTGGGTGATGAATGACCTGATTCGTCAGGGCAAAATCCTCTACTGGGGCACTTCGGAGTGGGAGCCGCATCAGATTATGGAAGCCATTGGCATCGCCCGCTCGCTCAACCTGATTGGTCCCAGCATGGAACAGCCCCAGTACAACATGTTCCACCGCAAGCGGGTGGAGAATTTCCTGGCACCGGTGTGCCGCGATTACGGCATCGGGCTGACTACTTTCAGTCCGCTGTACTTTGGCATTTTGAGCGGCAAGTATAACGAGGGCATTCCGGCGGGCAGTCGGGCGTCCATGGAAAGCATGGGCTGGCTGAGGGATTTAATCACCCCGGAGCGCATTGCCATCGTGCGGCAGTTGACCGAACTGGCAAACGAACTGGACGCCACCACCGCCCAACTCGCCATCGCCTGGATTTTGCGCCGCAAAGAAGTCAGCGCAGTGATTACCGGCGCATCCAGCCTGGAGCAGATGGACGAAAACCTGGGCGCCGCCGAAATTGCCGAAAAACTCGACGATGACATTCTGGAACGCATCGAGAACATTTTAGGCAATTTCCCTGAATAA
- the prmA gene encoding 50S ribosomal protein L11 methyltransferase, which translates to MSNAPHWLEVSITVDPELGEAVSEVLSRFVSGGVVVESAVRYNDAEDEGTPYGPVKVYGYLPIDEHIEETRQKVTEALWHLGQIQPLPEPSFRTIQDEDWMAAWKQHYRPIPVGERLLILPAWMAPNPGETRIPVKIDPSMAFGTGTHPTTQLCMAFLEDTVIPGKPVIDVGCGSGILSIGALKLGASHALGVDIDQASVISTRENAEANGVLERLEVGLGSVSEILAGNFSLTHAPLVLANILAPVIIRLFDAGLADLVSPGGTVILSGILDTQAPDVLLAAAQKGLKFVEQRQINDWVALRLIKPV; encoded by the coding sequence ATGTCCAATGCTCCCCACTGGCTGGAAGTATCCATTACTGTTGACCCTGAACTGGGCGAAGCCGTTTCGGAAGTACTCAGCCGGTTTGTCTCCGGCGGCGTAGTGGTAGAAAGCGCCGTGCGTTATAACGATGCCGAAGACGAAGGCACGCCCTATGGTCCGGTCAAGGTGTACGGTTATCTTCCCATTGATGAGCATATTGAAGAAACCCGCCAGAAAGTGACCGAAGCCCTGTGGCATTTGGGCCAGATTCAACCGCTTCCCGAACCCTCTTTCCGTACCATTCAGGATGAAGACTGGATGGCGGCATGGAAACAGCATTACCGCCCCATTCCTGTGGGAGAGCGTCTGCTCATTCTGCCGGCATGGATGGCGCCCAACCCCGGAGAAACCCGCATCCCGGTGAAAATTGATCCCAGCATGGCGTTTGGCACGGGAACGCACCCCACCACGCAGTTATGTATGGCTTTTTTGGAGGATACGGTCATTCCCGGTAAGCCGGTCATTGATGTCGGGTGCGGCTCGGGTATCCTTTCGATTGGCGCGCTCAAACTGGGCGCCAGCCATGCCCTGGGGGTGGATATTGACCAGGCATCGGTCATTTCCACCCGTGAAAATGCTGAAGCCAACGGCGTACTGGAGCGCTTGGAAGTGGGCTTGGGTTCGGTGAGCGAGATTCTTGCCGGCAATTTCAGCCTTACACATGCCCCGCTGGTGCTGGCGAATATCCTTGCGCCGGTGATTATCCGCTTGTTCGATGCAGGATTGGCAGATCTGGTCAGCCCGGGTGGAACGGTAATTCTCAGTGGTATACTTGACACGCAAGCCCCGGATGTCCTGCTTGCCGCCGCCCAAAAAGGGCTGAAGTTCGTCGAACAGCGCCAGATCAACGATTGGGTGGCATTGCGCCTGATTAAACCGGTCTAG